In one Lolium rigidum isolate FL_2022 chromosome 3, APGP_CSIRO_Lrig_0.1, whole genome shotgun sequence genomic region, the following are encoded:
- the LOC124700589 gene encoding probable indole-3-pyruvate monooxygenase YUCCA10 — MENVAVLIVGAGPAGLATAACLTQFSIPYAIVEREDCIASLWRKRAYDRLKLHLAKEFCKSFSGKSVLVIGSGNSGMEIAYDLATHGANTSIVIRSPIHVMTKELVRLGMTLAHHLPLNLVDNLLAMVTKFIFGDLSRHGIRMPKMGPMTLKSKTGRSAVIDVGTVGLIKRGIIQVQGSISKIMDNIVKFQSGDEIPFDAIVFATGYKSTANMWLKNGESMLNDIGLPTKEYPNHWKGENGLYCAGLARRGLAGIAADAKNIAGDIKSMLGSMCG; from the exons ATGGAGAATGTCGCCGTGCTGATTGTTGGTGCTGGTCCAGCAGGCCTCGCAACAGCAGCGTGCCTTACCCAATTCTCCATTCCTTACGCCATTGTCGAGCGTGAGGACTGCATCGCGTCTCTTTGGCGCAAACGCGCATACGACCGCTTGAAGTTGCATCTTGCAAAGGAGTTCT GCAAGAGCTTCTCTGGTAAGAGCGTGTTGGTCATTGGATCTGGCAACTCTGGGATGGAAATCGCTTACGACCTTGCGACCCATGGTGCCAACACTTCGATTGTTATACGAAGCCCG ATTCATGTAATGACAAAGGAACTAGTTCGATTGGGGATGACACTAGCCCACCATCTTCCCCTGAATCTAGTGGATAACCTCCTTGCTATGGTGACAAAATTCATATTTGGGGACCTATCAAGGCATGGTATTAGAATGCCAAAAATGGGTCCAATGACCCTCAAATCAAAAACTGGCCGATCCGCTGTGATTGATGTTGGCACTGTTGGGTTAATAAAAAGAGGCATCATCCAA GTTCAAGGAAGCATTAGCAAGATCATGGACAACATAGTTAAATTTCAATCCGGGGATGAAATCCCCTTTGACGCAATTGTGTTTGCAACTGGATACAAAAGCACAGCAAATATGTGGCTCAAG AATGGGGAAAGCATGTTAAATGACATTGGACTCCCAACCAAAGAATATCCGAATCATTGGAAAGGTGAAAATGGACTTTACTGTGCTGGGTTGGCAAGGAGAGGATTGGCTGGTATTGCTGCGGATGCTAAGAATATCGCTGGTGACATTAAATCTATGTTAGGCTCTATGTGCGGCTAA